The sequence below is a genomic window from bacterium.
GACGCACTTCACGCCGCAGGGGCAGTTCTTCTCGCAGGCCTTGCAGGTCAGGCAGAGCCCGAACCGCTCCTCCAGCTCCGCCGTCGGCTGCAGCCGCCCCTCGAGCACGTCCACGGCCATGCGGATCTTGCCGCGGGCGACGGCGCCCTCGTGGCGCGTCTCGAGGTAGAGCGGGCAGACCGCCTGGCAGTTGCCGCACTTCATGCATTGCTGGATCTGCTCGCGCGCCCGCGCGAGGACTTCCATGCGGCCGTCCATCTCAGCGGCTCCGCGGCACGATCTTGTCGGGGTTGAGGATGAAGTCGGGGTCGAGCGCGGTCTTGATCTTGCGCAGCACCTCGACGCCGGTCTTGCCGAACTCCCACTCGAGGTACTTGCGCTTGGCGACGCCGATCCCGTGCTCGCCGGAGAGCGTGCCGCCGAGGCGCACGGCGACCTCGAAGATCTCGTCCACCGCCTTGTGCACCCGCTCCATCTCCTCCGCGTTCCGCTCGTCGCAGAGGATCGTCGGGTGGAGGTTGCCGTCGCCGGCGTGGCCGAAGGTGCCGATCAGCAGGCCGTGCTTCGCCGCGATCTCCTTGAGCGCGCGGAGCATCTCGGGGATCTTGGAGCGGGGGACCGTCGCGTCCTCGAGCACGGTGGTCGGCGACTTCTGGGCGAGGGCCGGCAGCGCCGCGCGGCGGGCCGCCCAGACCTTGTCCCGCTCGGCGTCGTCCTTGGCCACGCGCACGTCGCCGCCGAAGCCGCGGCAGACGGCGACGACCGCCTCGGCCTCGCGCTCCACGACCTCGGGGAGGCCGTCCACCTCGATCAGCAGGATCGCCTCCGCGTCGGTCGGCAGCCCGACCTTCGCGTACTCCTCGACGGTCTCGATCGTGATCCGGTCGAGGATCTCCATCGTCGCCGGGATGACCTTCGCGGCGATGATCCCGGTGATCGTCTTCGCCGCGGCGTCCATGTCGGCGAAGACGGCGAGCATCGCCTTCCGCGCCGGCGGCGCGGGGATCAGCTTCACCGTGATCTCGGTGATCACGCCGAGCGTCCCCTCGGACCCGACGAACAGCTTGACGAGGTCGTAGGCCGAGACGTTCTTCACCGTCTTGCCGCCGCAGCGGAACTTCTCGCCGTCGGCCAGCACGATCTCCAGCCCCATGATGTAGTGCTTGGTCACGCCGTACTTCAGGCCGCGCAGCCCGCCGGAGCACTCGGCGGTCGAGCCGCCCATCGTCGCCGTCGTCACCGTCCCCGGATCGGGCGGGTAGATCAGCCCGTGGGGGGCGACCGCGTCGTTGAGCGCCTGGATCACGACGCCGGGCTGGACCGTCGCGGTGAGGTTCTCCGCGTCCACCTCGAGGATCTTGTTCAGCCGCGCCGTCGAGAGCACCAGCCCGCCTTCGAGCGGGATCGTCCCGCCGGAGAGGTTCGTCCCCGAGCCGCGCACGTAGACCGGCGTCTTGGTGCGCGAGGCGAGGCGCATCACGCCCTGGATCTCCTCGGTCGAGCCGGGGAAGAGGACCGCGTCCGGGAAATGCGAGGGCATGTCGGCCGTGGCGTCGAAGGCGTAGCAGGCCTTGT
It includes:
- a CDS encoding FAD-binding protein, whose amino-acid sequence is MPTSEIVNELKKLLGEEHVLTTPEDKACYAFDATADMPSHFPDAVLFPGSTEEIQGVMRLASRTKTPVYVRGSGTNLSGGTIPLEGGLVLSTARLNKILEVDAENLTATVQPGVVIQALNDAVAPHGLIYPPDPGTVTTATMGGSTAECSGGLRGLKYGVTKHYIMGLEIVLADGEKFRCGGKTVKNVSAYDLVKLFVGSEGTLGVITEITVKLIPAPPARKAMLAVFADMDAAAKTITGIIAAKVIPATMEILDRITIETVEEYAKVGLPTDAEAILLIEVDGLPEVVEREAEAVVAVCRGFGGDVRVAKDDAERDKVWAARRAALPALAQKSPTTVLEDATVPRSKIPEMLRALKEIAAKHGLLIGTFGHAGDGNLHPTILCDERNAEEMERVHKAVDEIFEVAVRLGGTLSGEHGIGVAKRKYLEWEFGKTGVEVLRKIKTALDPDFILNPDKIVPRSR